The following are encoded in a window of Artemia franciscana unplaced genomic scaffold, ASM3288406v1 PGA_scaffold_23, whole genome shotgun sequence genomic DNA:
- the LOC136041495 gene encoding heparan-sulfate 6-O-sulfotransferase 2-like, translating into MSLCGYSLRIRFFAFLCIGLSVLGILIGSYCGDRYCSRTDLKASWIASMSENSRSFVNSLEFNSNEALLNVFDVENVNFSIKGNDVMVFLHIQKTGGTQFGRHLVKDLDLERPCSCHHEKKRCDCLRPGKSREIWLFSRYSTGWKCGLHADWTELTECVDTKLDQIEGGNKNRRYLYVTFLRDPVSRFLSEFRHVQRGATWKNSKHSCNHRLATKNELPPCFEGDRWTNITLDSFMSCQYNLALNRQTRMLADLKAVGCYNISAMSKSERGRLLLSSAKLNLSKMPFVGITEHQQMSQYIFERTFKTKFLFPFEHYNKTVSSETLKELTEEQKQKVLEFNSLDVELYDFAMKLFNNRFEKLKKLDDDFEAHYQEAHNSGQTFAWDLLSDEDVEI; encoded by the exons ATGAGTCTGTGTGGATATAGCTTGCGAATACGTTTTTTTGCCTTCCTATGTATTGGACTCTCTGTCCTGGGTATCCTGATTGGCTCTTATTGTGGTGACAGATATTGCTCCAGAACTGATTTAAAG GCCAGCTGGATAGCAAGTATGTCCGAAAATTCAAGAAGTTTCGTAAATTCtcttgaatttaattcaaatgaggctcttttaaatgtttttgatgtGGAGAAtgtaaattttagcataaaaggAAACGATGTTATGGTTTTTCTTCATattcaaaaaactggagggacTCA atttggaAGACACTTAGTAAAAGATTTAGACCTTGAGCGACCATGTAGCTGTCATCATGAGAAGAAAAGATGTGATTGCCTTAGACCAGGAAAGAGTCGTGAAATTTGGCTTTTTAGTCGCTATTCTACTGGATGGAAATGCGGTTTGCATGCAGATTGGACTGAATTGACAGAGTGTGTAGATACAAAGCTGGATCAAATTGAAGGGGGAAATAAGAATCGAag GTACCTTTATGTCACGTTCCTTCGGGACCCTGTCTCTAGGTTCCTTTCAGAATTTCGACATGTTCAGAGAGGGGCAACGTGGAAGAATTCGAAGCATTCCTGTAACCATCGGCTAGCCACCAAAAATGAACTACCACCTTGTTTTGAAG GTGACAGATGGACAAATATAACTCTGGATAGTTTCATGTCTTGTCAATATAATTTGGCACTGAATCGGCAAACAAGAATGTTAGCAGACCTAAAAGCAGTTGGGTGTTACAATATTTCCGCCATGAGTAAGAGCGAGAGGGGTCGATTACTCTTGTCTAGTGCCAAACTCAACTTATCAAAAATGCCCTTCGTAGGCATCACTGAACACCAGCAAATGAgtcaatatatttttgaacGAACTTTTAAAACGAAGTTTCTCTTTCCATTTGAGCATTATAATAAAACGGTGAGTAGTGAAACTTTGAAAGAACTCACGGAAGAGCAGAAGCAAAAGGTGTTGGAGTTCAATAGTCTAGACGTGGAGCTGTATGACTTTGCTATGAAACTGTTTAATAACCGATTTGAGAAACTTAAGAAACTTGATGATGATTTTGAAGCTCATTATCAAGAAGCTCATAATAGTGGACAAACGTTTGCGTGGGATTTACTTTCTGACGAAGACGTGGAGATTTGA